Proteins encoded together in one Bos indicus isolate NIAB-ARS_2022 breed Sahiwal x Tharparkar chromosome 3, NIAB-ARS_B.indTharparkar_mat_pri_1.0, whole genome shotgun sequence window:
- the LOC109579016 gene encoding antigen-presenting glycoprotein CD1d-like, which yields MSGTGLRAERGSRAGKGDDARGGRAETDAPRKAGSLIHQPENLLLPAFSCLAPGDRARFRASRHNPFFPNLTVSFFLFFFLVPSVLSLPFPRLLRSVFSPAPHLSFPFRGLQISSFANRSWTRTDGLAWLGELQPYTLRNESNTIGFLKPWSRGTFSDQQWEQLQHTFLVYRSSFTRDIWEFVKMLPGDYPLEIQVSGGCELLPRNISESFLRAAFQGKDVLSFQGMSWVSAPDAPPLIEEVIKVLNQDQGTKETVHWLLHDICPELVRGLLQTGKSELEKQVKPEAWLSSGPSPGPGRLLLVCHVSGFYPKPVRVMWMRGEQEEPGTRQGDVMPNADSTWYLRVTLDVAAGEAAGLSCQVKHSSLGDQDIILYWDGNRVSRGLIVALVLLVFVLLFVGGLVFWFRKHRRYQDIS from the exons ATGAGTGGAACTGGGCTGAGGGCAGAAAGAGGGAGCCGAGCAGGGAAAGGGGACGACGCTCGCGGCGGGCGGGCGGAGACTGATGCACCTCGCAAAGCCGGGAGCTTGATCCACCAGCCCGAGAACCTGCTACTCCCTGCCTTCAGCTGCTTGGCTCCTGGAGACCGAGCTCGATTCAGAGCGAGCAGACATAACCCTTTCTTCCCAAACctaactgtttctttctttctttttttcttccttgtcccTTCTGTGCTCTCCCTCCCGTTTCCCCGGCTCCTCCGATCTGTATTCTCTCCAGCCCCGCACTTGTCTTTCCCCTTCCGCGGCCTCCAGATCTCCTCGTTCGCCAACCGCAGCTGGACGCGCACAGACGGCCTCGCGTGGCTGGGGGAGCTGCAGCCCTATACTTTGCGCAATGAATCGAACACCATCGGCTTCCTGAAGCCTTGGTCTCGGGGCACATTCAGCGACCAGCAGTGGGAGCAGCTGCAGCATACATTTCTGGTTTATCGCAGCAGCTTCACCAGGGACATCTGGGAATTCGTCAAAATGCTGCCCGGCGACT ATCCACTTGAGATCCAGGTATCTGGAGGATGTGAGTTACTCCCGAGGAACATCTCAGAAAGCTTCTTACGCGCAGCATTTCAAGGAAAGGATGTCCTGAGTTTCCAAGGAATGTCTTGGGTGTCAGCCCCAGATGCCCCGCCTTTGATCGAGGAGGTCATCAAGGTGCTCAATCAGGACCAAGGGACCAAGGAAACAGTGCACTGGCTCCTCCATGACATCTGCCCCGAGTTGGTCAGAGGCCTCTTGCAGACCGGGAAGTCCGAGTTGGAGAAGCAAG TGAAGCCGGAGGCTTGGCTGTCCAGTGGCCCCAGTCCTGGGCCTGGCCGTCTGCTGCTGGTGTGCCACGTCTCAGGATTCTACCCAAAACCTGTGCGGGTGATGTGGATGAGGGGCgagcaggaggagcctggcactCGGCAAGGAGACGTCATGCCCAATGCCGACTCGACTTGGTATCTTCGAGTAACCCTGGATGTGGCGGCTGGGGAGGCGGCTGGCCTGAGTTGCCAAGTGAAGCACAGCAGTCTAGGAGACCAGGACATCATCCTGTACTGGG ATGGGAACCGTGTCTCCAGGGGCTTGATTGTTGCCCTGGTACTACTGGTGTTCGTCCTTCTGTTTGTTGGAGGCTTAGTCTTCTGGTTTAGGAAGCACCG CCGCTATCAAGATATCTCGTGA